The Candidatus Thermoplasmatota archaeon genome includes the window AAGGCCTCCTGGAGATCCACGATTTCCTGGGACAGGGGGTGTGCGTGGATTTCTGCTTCCGCGACGAGGAGGAGCGGAAACGGAAGCTCGAGATCTTCGCCGCGCTTGCCGGCGGCGCGGCCCCTCGGCGGTTCTACGTCCGCGAGATGCCCGTCACGGAACGTCCTCTCTCGTCCCTGGACTGGCGGATCCTCGCGGCGCTGCGCGCGGCGCCCCGGGAAGGCGCCGCGGAGCTTGCAGCGCGTGTGGGCGTGAGCGCGCGCACCGTCAAGCGGCACCTTTCGCGGATGGCGTCCGAGGGCAGCGTCTTTCTCGTTCCGATCGTGGACCCAAGCAAAGCCGACGGGCTGTTCTTGTTCGAGCTTCTCGTGTACCTTCGCGCCGGATCGGGGCCGCGGCCGATGAGCGCGCTGCGGCAGGAGTTCCGGGACGAGCACGTGTATGCGTACGTTCCCGCGTCGGCCGATCTGGGCCACTTCGACCTTCTGCTGTTTGCGCGCACGAGCGCCGAGGTGGAGGCCATGCG containing:
- a CDS encoding Lrp/AsnC family transcriptional regulator, which produces MDPLDVSIVRAMGLRPYERTPKPLDALTPARIARSIGASLNTVKERIARMNESGVLAGYNAFVNLRHLGLRAEAYHLRFANDAAKDAALAELLRVEGLLEIHDFLGQGVCVDFCFRDEEERKRKLEIFAALAGGAAPRRFYVREMPVTERPLSSLDWRILAALRAAPREGAAELAARVGVSARTVKRHLSRMASEGSVFLVPIVDPSKADGLFLFELLVYLRAGSGPRPMSALRQEFRDEHVYAYVPASADLGHFDLLLFARTSAEVEAMRRRAEALDGVDRAEAWFFRAFRDESAWLDREIASRCEAPPTAPSPA